In a genomic window of bacterium:
- a CDS encoding kelch repeat-containing protein: MVYKITVFVATFCAFYGFSQEWVQTGSLNHSRCDHAAILLQNGKVLVTGGIGAYNSCELYDPGSGIWKETGNLNQERWSHAAVLLQDGRVLVVAGYAWDGVYGQFLSDYEIYDPETGSFEDVPPLIPARENHTATLLQDGRVLVAGGWIYPPGFLNDCQLFITEPKVEEKVSKVCNDFSVTPNPFTHATFVSFSVTHMDWVELSVYDIAGRMVKTLVNSLLEPGIYKIEWNGDDESGAEMPTGFYIVRLNMKGSIRSKGLIFVNC, from the coding sequence ATGGTTTACAAGATAACTGTATTTGTAGCCACTTTTTGTGCATTTTATGGGTTTAGCCAAGAGTGGGTACAAACAGGTAGCCTTAATCATTCTCGCTGTGACCATGCAGCAATCTTACTTCAGAATGGCAAAGTTCTTGTAACCGGAGGGATTGGTGCTTACAACTCTTGTGAGCTTTACGACCCTGGAAGTGGAATTTGGAAAGAAACAGGTAATTTGAATCAAGAAAGATGGTCGCATGCTGCAGTATTACTTCAAGATGGTAGAGTTTTGGTAGTAGCTGGCTATGCTTGGGATGGTGTCTATGGTCAATTTCTATCTGATTACGAAATTTACGACCCGGAGACAGGCAGTTTTGAAGATGTCCCACCATTGATACCGGCTCGTGAGAATCATACAGCAACTCTACTACAGGATGGAAGAGTACTTGTTGCTGGTGGATGGATATATCCACCCGGTTTCCTTAACGACTGTCAACTTTTTATCACTGAGCCCAAGGTAGAGGAGAAAGTATCTAAAGTATGTAATGATTTTAGTGTAACTCCTAATCCATTTACTCATGCGACATTTGTTAGTTTCAGTGTTACTCACATGGATTGGGTTGAGCTTTCTGTTTATGACATAGCAGGTAGAATGGTAAAGACACTCGTCAATAGCTTATTAGAACCAGGTATTTACAAAATTGAGTGGAATGGTGATGACGAGAGTGGTGCAGAGATGCCAACTGGTTTCTATATCGTAAGACTTAATATGAAAGGTAGTATTAGGTCAAAGGGGCTAATTTTTGTAAACTGTTAA
- a CDS encoding T9SS type A sorting domain-containing protein translates to MRKVILTGLCLLVASYCFGVSNTLNKRWVSIPFSPSKSDTDNYGYYWLDSNSPGGPTYNWIDITGIGTEVIGLGDDNNSGPYNIGFEFPYYWYRVDKFWIESNGAISFTYSDVYFPQEDGGNTIPNTTPPNDLVIPLGADIAFGAGSQGRCYYYSNNVDTLVVSFINVPAWTQQGLVGAHTFQLILSANDSTILFQYGRQQGSFYQNMDCAGIENVIGNDGLQYLLNQMPDSGLAVKFIPPESTTYQAKDIGVYEAISDGSKGIFCFPNEPIQIFATIKNYGNVDAENFNVFCVIRRVAGATQYSDTESVASLPAGELTTVNFRDWTPTATGNYYANVRTALSGDINSINNTKDVEFMVITYPGWLIYDSNPQQAQGSAWYGAGAGWGQEFKPPAYPTIVESVQVTLQTDNAVNTPILFMDDDGPDGSPGTIIYADTINVPAGGGFDYYTIAIPSGLDTIKEGKFYVGMIQTGAQYPAMIMELTTPFSRRAWEFTGVWAPYRAREGSELLIRAFVRGVAGTEEPVANFGLALLPAIPNPAIGQVEIRYQIPNTAKVSLKVYNLLGQEIRTLVDAQNEAGVHSVTFDCKNFMGHKIAAGVYFYRLEVNKVAVTKKFTLL, encoded by the coding sequence ATGAGAAAGGTAATATTAACTGGGCTTTGTTTATTGGTAGCAAGTTATTGCTTTGGTGTTAGCAATACTTTAAACAAAAGGTGGGTATCTATTCCATTTTCGCCATCCAAGAGTGATACAGACAACTACGGCTACTATTGGCTTGATAGCAATTCACCAGGTGGACCTACTTACAACTGGATTGATATCACTGGAATTGGAACTGAGGTGATTGGACTTGGTGATGATAACAATTCAGGTCCATACAATATTGGATTTGAGTTTCCGTACTATTGGTACAGAGTAGATAAGTTTTGGATTGAGTCTAACGGTGCTATATCATTCACTTACTCTGATGTATATTTTCCACAGGAGGATGGTGGAAATACTATCCCAAATACTACACCACCAAATGATTTGGTTATACCACTTGGCGCTGATATTGCGTTTGGAGCTGGCTCTCAAGGTAGGTGTTACTACTACTCTAATAATGTAGATACTTTGGTTGTCTCTTTTATCAATGTGCCTGCCTGGACACAACAGGGGCTTGTAGGGGCGCATACTTTTCAATTGATACTGAGTGCTAATGACAGCACTATTCTATTCCAGTATGGTAGACAACAAGGTAGTTTCTACCAAAATATGGATTGCGCAGGGATTGAGAATGTCATCGGGAACGACGGTCTTCAATATCTACTTAACCAGATGCCAGACTCTGGGTTAGCTGTCAAATTTATACCTCCAGAGTCAACTACTTACCAAGCCAAAGATATTGGTGTATACGAAGCTATATCTGATGGTAGTAAAGGCATATTCTGTTTTCCTAATGAGCCTATACAAATTTTTGCTACTATTAAGAACTACGGTAATGTGGATGCAGAGAATTTTAATGTATTTTGTGTTATTAGAAGAGTAGCCGGTGCCACGCAATACAGTGATACTGAGAGTGTTGCAAGTCTGCCGGCGGGTGAGTTAACTACAGTTAACTTCAGGGACTGGACACCTACAGCTACAGGCAATTACTATGCTAATGTTAGGACTGCATTATCTGGTGATATTAACTCTATCAACAATACCAAGGATGTAGAGTTTATGGTTATAACCTACCCTGGCTGGCTTATATACGACTCTAATCCACAACAAGCACAAGGAAGTGCCTGGTATGGAGCTGGTGCGGGCTGGGGACAAGAGTTTAAGCCACCCGCTTATCCTACTATAGTAGAGTCTGTGCAAGTTACATTGCAAACAGATAATGCAGTCAATACCCCCATACTATTTATGGATGACGACGGTCCTGATGGTAGTCCCGGTACAATTATCTACGCTGATACAATTAATGTGCCAGCAGGTGGAGGATTTGATTATTACACTATTGCTATACCGAGTGGCCTTGATACTATCAAAGAGGGTAAGTTCTATGTTGGCATGATTCAGACTGGTGCCCAATATCCGGCTATGATAATGGAGCTAACTACACCTTTCTCACGCCGGGCGTGGGAGTTTACCGGGGTATGGGCTCCTTATAGAGCGAGGGAAGGGTCAGAGCTGTTAATACGTGCATTTGTGAGAGGGGTAGCAGGGACTGAAGAGCCTGTAGCCAACTTTGGATTAGCACTACTGCCTGCTATTCCAAACCCTGCTATAGGACAAGTTGAGATTAGATACCAAATACCAAACACGGCTAAGGTCAGCCTTAAAGTTTATAACTTACTTGGACAGGAAATTAGAACACTCGTTGATGCCCAAAATGAGGCTGGAGTTCATAGTGTTACATTTGACTGCAAAAACTTTATGGGACACAAAATAGCAGCAGGTGTATACTTTTACAGATTAGAGGTTAATAAAGTGGCGGTGACAAAGAAGTTTACACTACTTTGA